In Pseudophryne corroboree isolate aPseCor3 chromosome 7, aPseCor3.hap2, whole genome shotgun sequence, a single window of DNA contains:
- the CDCA7 gene encoding cell division cycle-associated protein 7 isoform X1 has protein sequence MCALCGNGRCVYTQYMGEAQYRVTGQTEKKKNFQKFRNVNLIPMETSSSSDDSCDSFGSDNLANTKNKFRKGTTKELARIFSEDSDTESFCGFSDDKVNAMKIESDSEEVEPVRTRRSTRGQAKKNESLKVALKFPPKRSPRMNSAKKEVKSEGSDVSDSESGPDFLKKRALNIKQNKEMLAKLMAELKNLPDFLSSKSPFSPTPKIKRTPRTPQSTGYVRRNPERTSRPHTRSRSMVDCPPSPSLEDEEDDDRYYLVRKRKMMDEYDEDYYVPRVRRQSSMTLPHIIRPVEDITEEELDAICVIGSDKVYNRATGTTCHQCRQKTIDTKTNCRNPECMGVRGQFCGPCLKNRYGEEVRTALLDPEWQCPPCRGICNCSFCRQRNGRCATGVLVYLAKYHGYDNVHAYLNSLKRELEMED, from the exons ATGTGCGCATTGTGCGGTAATGGCCGCTgtgtatacacacagtatatgggaGAGGCACAGTACAGAGTGACTGGG CAAAccgaaaaaaaaaagaatttccaGAAATTTCGGAATGTGAACTTAATTCCCATGGAGACCTCGTCATCCTCCGATGACAGTTGTGACAGTTTTGGCTCTGATAATTTAGCAAACACA aaaaaCAAATTTAGAAAAGGTACAACTAAAGAACTAGCCAGAATATTTTCTGAGGATTCAGATACAGAATCGTTTTGTGGATTTTCAGATGACAAGGTTAATGCAATG aaaattgaaTCTGATTCTGAGGAAGTGGAGCCTGTAAGAACTAGAAGGTCCACAAGAGGTCAAGCCAAAAAGAATGAGTCTCTGAAAGTAGCTCTAAAGTTCCCACCAAAAAGGAGTCCAAGAATGAACTCCGCTAAGAAGGAAGTAAAGTCTGAAGGTTCTGATGTGTCGGATAGTGAGAGTGGCCCCGACTTCCTAAAGAAACGCGCCTTAAACATTAAACAGAACAAAGAGATG CTTGCAAAGCTAATGGCAGAACTGAAAAACCTACCTGATTTCCTGTCAAGTAAAAGTCCGTTCTCTCCAACTCCG AAAATAAAGCGCACTCCTAGGACACCACAGTCTACAGGATACGTAAGGAGGAATCCAGAAAGAACCTCTCGCCCTCATACAAGGTCACGGTCGATGGTTGATTGCCCACCCAGCCCCTCTCTGGAGGATGAGGAAGATGATGACCGCTACTACTTGGTTAGGAAAAGAAAGATGATGGATGAATATGAT GAAGACTATTATGTGCCCAGAGTCCGTCGCCAGAGTTCCATGACTTTGCCCCATATCATCCGTCCAGTTGAAGACATTACAGAAGAAGAGCTGGATGCCATCTGTGTCATTGGTAGCGATAAAGTCTACAACAGAGCAACT GGTACAACCTGTCATCAGTGCCGTCAAAAGACTATTGACACAAAAACTAATTGCCGGAACCCTGAGTGTATGGGAGTGAGGGGCCAGTTCTGTGGTCCGTGCCTAAAGAACAGATATGGAGAGGAAGTGAGGACTGCACTACTTGATCCG GAGTGGCAGTGCCCCCCATGCAGAGGGATCTGTAACTGTAGTTTCTGTAGGCAGCGCAATGGCAGGTGTGCCACTGGTGTGCTGGTTTACCTGGCCAAGTACCATGGCTATGACAACGTTCATGCATATCTAAACAG CTTGAAGAGGGAACTTGAAATGGAAGACTGA
- the CDCA7 gene encoding cell division cycle-associated protein 7 isoform X2, giving the protein MDPFRLQQTEKKKNFQKFRNVNLIPMETSSSSDDSCDSFGSDNLANTKNKFRKGTTKELARIFSEDSDTESFCGFSDDKVNAMKIESDSEEVEPVRTRRSTRGQAKKNESLKVALKFPPKRSPRMNSAKKEVKSEGSDVSDSESGPDFLKKRALNIKQNKEMLAKLMAELKNLPDFLSSKSPFSPTPKIKRTPRTPQSTGYVRRNPERTSRPHTRSRSMVDCPPSPSLEDEEDDDRYYLVRKRKMMDEYDEDYYVPRVRRQSSMTLPHIIRPVEDITEEELDAICVIGSDKVYNRATGTTCHQCRQKTIDTKTNCRNPECMGVRGQFCGPCLKNRYGEEVRTALLDPEWQCPPCRGICNCSFCRQRNGRCATGVLVYLAKYHGYDNVHAYLNSLKRELEMED; this is encoded by the exons ATGGACCCTTTCAGGCTACAG CAAAccgaaaaaaaaaagaatttccaGAAATTTCGGAATGTGAACTTAATTCCCATGGAGACCTCGTCATCCTCCGATGACAGTTGTGACAGTTTTGGCTCTGATAATTTAGCAAACACA aaaaaCAAATTTAGAAAAGGTACAACTAAAGAACTAGCCAGAATATTTTCTGAGGATTCAGATACAGAATCGTTTTGTGGATTTTCAGATGACAAGGTTAATGCAATG aaaattgaaTCTGATTCTGAGGAAGTGGAGCCTGTAAGAACTAGAAGGTCCACAAGAGGTCAAGCCAAAAAGAATGAGTCTCTGAAAGTAGCTCTAAAGTTCCCACCAAAAAGGAGTCCAAGAATGAACTCCGCTAAGAAGGAAGTAAAGTCTGAAGGTTCTGATGTGTCGGATAGTGAGAGTGGCCCCGACTTCCTAAAGAAACGCGCCTTAAACATTAAACAGAACAAAGAGATG CTTGCAAAGCTAATGGCAGAACTGAAAAACCTACCTGATTTCCTGTCAAGTAAAAGTCCGTTCTCTCCAACTCCG AAAATAAAGCGCACTCCTAGGACACCACAGTCTACAGGATACGTAAGGAGGAATCCAGAAAGAACCTCTCGCCCTCATACAAGGTCACGGTCGATGGTTGATTGCCCACCCAGCCCCTCTCTGGAGGATGAGGAAGATGATGACCGCTACTACTTGGTTAGGAAAAGAAAGATGATGGATGAATATGAT GAAGACTATTATGTGCCCAGAGTCCGTCGCCAGAGTTCCATGACTTTGCCCCATATCATCCGTCCAGTTGAAGACATTACAGAAGAAGAGCTGGATGCCATCTGTGTCATTGGTAGCGATAAAGTCTACAACAGAGCAACT GGTACAACCTGTCATCAGTGCCGTCAAAAGACTATTGACACAAAAACTAATTGCCGGAACCCTGAGTGTATGGGAGTGAGGGGCCAGTTCTGTGGTCCGTGCCTAAAGAACAGATATGGAGAGGAAGTGAGGACTGCACTACTTGATCCG GAGTGGCAGTGCCCCCCATGCAGAGGGATCTGTAACTGTAGTTTCTGTAGGCAGCGCAATGGCAGGTGTGCCACTGGTGTGCTGGTTTACCTGGCCAAGTACCATGGCTATGACAACGTTCATGCATATCTAAACAG CTTGAAGAGGGAACTTGAAATGGAAGACTGA